The proteins below are encoded in one region of Paramisgurnus dabryanus chromosome 2, PD_genome_1.1, whole genome shotgun sequence:
- the mdka gene encoding midkine a, which yields MRGLFSTLVVVLVALMIVTTEAGKNKKEKNKNGKGGGDCAEWRYGSCVANNGDCGSGVREGTCNEQTRKVKCRVPCNWKKQFGADCKYKFGNWGECDAATSTKSRAGTLQKALYNVDCQQTVSVSKPCTTKVKNKSKGKKGKGKGN from the exons aTGCGTGGCTTATTTTCCACCCTTGTCGTGGTTCTTGTGGCCTTAATGATCGTCACTACAGAGGCTGGAAAGAACAAGAAAG AGAAGAATAAGAATGGTAAGGGAGGTGGAGACTGTGCAGAGTGGCGCTATGGCAGCTGCGTGGCCAATAATGGCGACTGTGGATCAGGCGTAAGGGAGGGCACCTGTAATGAGCAGACCAGGAAAGTAAAATGCAGAGTGCCCTGCAACTGGAAGAAACAATTTGGAG cTGACTGCAAGTATAAGTTTGGTAACTGGGGTGAGTGTGATGCAGCCACCAGCACAAAGAGCCGCGCTGGGACTCTGCAAAAGGCTCTCTACAATGTTGACTGTCAGCAAACCGTCTCTGTCTCCAAACCCTGCACCACCAAGGTCAAAAACAAATCCAAAG